From the Streptococcus sp. 29887 genome, one window contains:
- a CDS encoding DUF262 domain-containing protein: protein MTDITLRHMTLEELLKDNRLHIPNYQRPYKWQRKHIRHLFYDVKEVIDSKKDIYQVGSLILHDKKQTLDIVDGQQRTISVALFLQALGKLNDYIGAQQLLNQKFDVVSCQHAKENFEEWKILIDLDDEKAQKVCDFLLKNCEIAVITMPHNRLSEAFQLFDSQNNRGKALEPHDLLKAYHLRNASEISEDLIENWEKIVTDEKVNLKDLFNQYLFRVRRWSIGETGLTKRRQGSYLRFTEDFIDDFKGVGLHHNAYPYLNLFRLLKEQNIDYPISLTMPIIDGEYFFSYINQSHKMIQHRETWFESLSLDSKMLKILHSAKQRYNRNRNLFDNLVLLFVDRFGQGALDKDIVETIFIWAYYPRIKARAIYDSTLANYAAGGIFQRRTVQKLFQLLQHASTPSDFLQKINRDQFEHFTLEKILEEEELNK from the coding sequence ATGACTGATATTACTTTGAGGCATATGACGTTAGAGGAACTTTTGAAGGACAATAGGCTCCATATCCCAAATTATCAACGCCCTTATAAATGGCAACGAAAACACATTCGCCACTTATTCTATGATGTCAAAGAAGTTATAGACTCTAAAAAGGACATTTATCAAGTTGGTTCTCTTATTTTACATGATAAAAAACAAACTTTAGATATTGTTGATGGACAACAACGGACTATTTCCGTTGCATTATTTTTACAGGCTTTAGGGAAGTTGAACGATTATATCGGTGCCCAGCAGTTACTAAATCAAAAATTTGACGTGGTTTCGTGTCAACATGCTAAGGAAAATTTTGAAGAGTGGAAAATACTGATTGACCTAGATGATGAAAAGGCGCAAAAAGTATGTGACTTTCTTCTTAAAAATTGTGAAATTGCTGTTATTACAATGCCACATAATCGATTATCTGAAGCTTTCCAACTTTTTGATTCTCAAAACAATCGAGGAAAAGCTCTAGAGCCACACGACCTGCTTAAAGCCTATCATTTGAGAAATGCCTCTGAAATCAGTGAAGATTTAATCGAAAATTGGGAAAAAATTGTTACAGACGAAAAGGTCAATTTAAAAGATTTATTTAACCAATATCTTTTTAGAGTGCGACGGTGGTCAATTGGTGAAACTGGGTTGACTAAACGTCGTCAGGGTTCATACCTTCGCTTTACAGAAGATTTTATCGATGATTTTAAAGGTGTCGGTTTACATCATAACGCATACCCTTATTTGAATCTCTTTAGACTATTAAAAGAACAAAATATTGATTATCCTATTTCTTTAACGATGCCAATTATTGATGGAGAGTACTTTTTCTCTTATATTAATCAGTCACACAAAATGATTCAACATAGAGAAACTTGGTTTGAAAGTCTCAGTCTAGATTCCAAAATGCTCAAGATTTTGCATTCTGCTAAACAACGTTATAACCGGAATCGTAATTTATTCGATAATCTAGTATTGCTTTTTGTGGATAGATTTGGTCAGGGAGCTTTAGATAAAGATATTGTTGAAACAATTTTTATATGGGCCTATTATCCACGTATAAAAGCGCGTGCCATTTATGATAGCACTTTAGCCAATTATGCTGCGGGTGGAATTTTTCAACGGCGTACAGTTCAAAAATTATTTCAGCTATTACAACATGCTAGTACACCAAGCGATTTTTTGCAGAAAATCAATCGTGATCAATTTGAACATTTTACCTTGGAGAAAATTCTTGAGGAAGAGGAGCTTAATAAATGA
- a CDS encoding DUF262 domain-containing protein, whose protein sequence is MTKTATLTVTKLLTEDEYIVPLYQRNFSWTYDEIEQLLIDIADAYNEREKRPDYYIGTLVVHQKGNMYHIIDGQQRTTALTLLALVLRNEYHIEIPDLKLLNFEARKQSNASLQQLFENSSAEFENMDEIIRGYQNTKLALNKILSEQFKMEVTVYAEYLFQHVIIFRNMLPTDLDLNLYFERFNSRGEQLEAHEIIKAQLMAKLDDDEAAKFAKIWDACADFEKPVVKSFQMRKKRKETFKERENIFGWHFSNYKLANIYRFIDNTNSSKKSILDTLEDSSSLVFDDIVDEKETGKYTTVINFETLLLYTVSIIENISPQDVQLDDKKLLDVFMVSEKGRDWVIYFSETLLSIRHLFDNYVIRNASEDTSRRSQNDWFLRKGTYYEYQRNNQKYTSYFVKEHFENNTFSDKAVNDTIIMLQSMFAVTFTSNRDSRWLYETLVYLFENVEHLQDEAFGHQFVIFLEALAVRYADGRLFTEDGQEFRCYPNMPIYAFNFIDYVLWKNQNNLQEYFFDSRNFRFTYRRSVEHWYPQNPNFEDSGMLRMSDSLLHSFGNLCIITDSQNSKFGNSRPQAKYSQWEKIFGNQSLKLQWMAKLTGNSDDNWNSGTIREHEDKILMLVKGFIDRTKNI, encoded by the coding sequence ATGACTAAGACAGCTACTTTGACAGTTACAAAACTTCTGACTGAAGATGAATACATTGTTCCTCTTTATCAGCGAAATTTTTCATGGACATATGATGAGATTGAGCAATTGCTTATTGACATAGCAGACGCTTACAACGAACGTGAAAAACGTCCTGATTATTATATCGGAACACTGGTTGTTCATCAAAAAGGAAATATGTACCATATTATTGATGGGCAACAGAGAACAACAGCTTTGACTTTGTTGGCATTGGTTTTGAGAAATGAGTATCACATTGAGATCCCTGACTTGAAACTCTTAAATTTTGAAGCGCGTAAGCAGTCCAATGCATCTTTGCAGCAGTTATTTGAAAATAGTAGTGCTGAATTTGAGAATATGGATGAGATTATTAGAGGTTACCAAAACACCAAATTAGCACTAAATAAAATTCTGTCCGAACAGTTTAAAATGGAAGTGACGGTATATGCTGAGTACCTCTTTCAACACGTCATTATTTTTAGAAATATGCTACCTACTGACTTAGATTTGAATCTTTATTTTGAGCGGTTTAATTCAAGAGGGGAGCAATTGGAAGCTCATGAAATTATTAAGGCTCAATTGATGGCGAAGCTTGACGATGATGAAGCTGCTAAGTTTGCTAAAATCTGGGATGCCTGTGCAGACTTCGAGAAGCCGGTAGTTAAATCATTTCAAATGAGAAAGAAAAGAAAGGAAACGTTTAAAGAAAGAGAAAACATTTTTGGTTGGCATTTTTCAAATTATAAATTAGCCAATATCTATCGATTTATTGATAACACAAATAGTTCAAAAAAAAGTATATTAGATACCCTAGAAGATTCAAGTTCATTGGTCTTTGATGACATCGTAGACGAAAAAGAAACTGGAAAATATACAACCGTCATTAACTTTGAAACACTACTCTTGTATACTGTTTCTATTATTGAAAATATTTCCCCACAAGATGTTCAATTAGATGATAAGAAACTACTTGATGTTTTTATGGTAAGTGAAAAAGGAAGGGATTGGGTCATTTACTTCTCGGAAACGTTATTAAGCATCAGACACCTATTTGATAACTATGTCATTAGAAACGCAAGCGAAGATACTTCAAGGCGTTCCCAAAATGATTGGTTTCTCAGGAAGGGGACTTATTACGAATATCAGAGAAATAACCAAAAATATACGTCTTACTTTGTAAAAGAACATTTTGAGAATAATACTTTTTCGGATAAAGCAGTGAATGATACCATTATTATGCTCCAGTCTATGTTTGCAGTGACCTTTACATCAAATCGAGATAGTCGTTGGCTATATGAGACTTTGGTCTATCTATTCGAGAATGTTGAGCATTTGCAAGATGAAGCATTTGGACACCAGTTTGTAATTTTTCTAGAAGCATTGGCAGTTCGATATGCTGATGGTCGGTTATTTACAGAAGATGGTCAAGAATTTAGATGCTACCCTAATATGCCTATCTATGCTTTCAATTTTATTGATTATGTCTTATGGAAAAATCAAAATAATCTACAGGAGTACTTTTTTGATTCAAGGAATTTTAGATTCACTTATCGTCGTTCCGTTGAACACTGGTATCCTCAGAATCCAAATTTTGAAGATAGTGGGATGTTAAGAATGTCTGATAGTCTGCTTCATTCTTTCGGAAACCTTTGTATTATCACGGACAGTCAAAATTCGAAGTTTGGGAATTCTAGACCTCAGGCCAAGTATAGCCAATGGGAAAAGATATTTGGAAACCAAAGTCTAAAACTGCAATGGATGGCTAAACTTACTGGAAATTCTGACGACAATTGGAATAGTGGGACAATCAGAGAGCATGAAGATAAGATTTTAATGTTAGTTAAGGGATTTATAGATCGTACGAAAAATATTTGA